Proteins found in one Arthrobacter sp. U41 genomic segment:
- a CDS encoding aminotransferase class V-fold PLP-dependent enzyme, whose amino-acid sequence MGGHPLIYLDSGATSQNPVSVIEAEQEFYEQRNAAVHRGAHLLAVEATESFEDARDTLAAFLGARADEIIWTANATEGLNLLSYAFLNSSLPGAGAQAARFALGAGDEIVVTEMEHHANLIPWQQLAVRTGATLRFIPVDDAGVLDLEAAAGIITGATRVLAFSHASNVLGTINPVKTLVAMARQVGALTVLDACQSAPHLPLDVKDLGVDFAVLSGHKMLGPTGVGALYGRSELLNALPPFLSGGSMITTVTMERAEFLPAPQRFEAGTQNVSQAIALAAAANYLTETGMGRIHAWESLLGQRLVEGLASIPGIRVLGPAPGQERIGLASFDVAGVHAHDVGQYLDSKGIAVRVGHHCAQPLHRRLGLTATTRASTYLYNTTSDVDTFLAAVAEVRAYFGA is encoded by the coding sequence ATGGGCGGGCACCCCCTGATCTACCTGGATTCCGGGGCAACCTCGCAGAACCCGGTGTCCGTCATTGAGGCCGAGCAGGAGTTCTATGAACAGCGGAACGCCGCCGTTCACCGCGGCGCCCACCTGCTGGCCGTCGAGGCCACGGAGTCCTTCGAGGACGCCCGCGACACTCTTGCCGCTTTCCTGGGCGCCCGGGCCGATGAGATCATCTGGACCGCGAACGCCACCGAGGGCCTGAACCTGCTCAGTTACGCGTTCCTGAACTCCTCCCTGCCGGGGGCCGGGGCGCAGGCGGCCCGGTTCGCCCTGGGGGCCGGCGACGAGATTGTCGTCACCGAGATGGAGCACCACGCCAACCTCATCCCGTGGCAGCAGCTCGCGGTGCGGACCGGTGCGACCCTTCGGTTCATCCCCGTCGACGACGCGGGCGTGCTGGACCTCGAGGCGGCCGCCGGCATCATCACCGGGGCCACCCGGGTCCTCGCCTTCAGCCACGCCTCCAATGTCCTGGGCACCATCAACCCGGTCAAGACGCTGGTGGCAATGGCCCGCCAGGTGGGGGCCCTGACCGTACTGGACGCCTGCCAGTCCGCGCCGCACCTGCCGCTGGATGTGAAGGACCTCGGCGTGGACTTCGCGGTCCTGTCCGGGCACAAGATGCTGGGGCCCACCGGCGTCGGCGCGCTGTACGGCCGGTCCGAACTGCTGAACGCGCTGCCGCCGTTCCTCAGCGGGGGATCGATGATCACCACGGTAACGATGGAGCGCGCCGAATTCCTGCCTGCCCCGCAGCGCTTTGAAGCGGGAACCCAGAACGTCTCCCAGGCCATCGCCCTCGCCGCGGCGGCGAACTACCTCACCGAGACGGGGATGGGCCGCATCCACGCCTGGGAATCCTTGCTCGGGCAGCGCCTCGTCGAGGGTCTCGCGTCGATCCCCGGCATCCGGGTCCTCGGACCGGCCCCGGGACAGGAGCGGATCGGCCTCGCCTCCTTCGACGTCGCCGGTGTGCACGCCCACGACGTCGGCCAGTACCTGGACAGCAAGGGAATCGCGGTCCGGGTCGGCCACCACTGCGCGCAGCCGCTGCACCGCCGTCTCGGCCTGACGGCCACCACCCGGGCCAGCACCTACCTGTACAACACAACGTCCGATGTGGACACTTTCCTCGCGGCTGTCGCCGAGGTCCGAGCCTACTTTGGAGCTTAA
- the sufU gene encoding Fe-S cluster assembly sulfur transfer protein SufU: MSLEQLYQQIILEHAKLRTGSGLAETPVPAGASSGQSHQLNPVCGDEITVRVAVSDGKVAQLRWDGAGCSISMASASVLADLAEGMDVGSFTTVIDNFREVLRSRGKLAADPEILGDASAFEGVSKYAARVKCAMISWVAAEDALAQALAPETTAPH, translated from the coding sequence ATGAGCCTTGAACAGCTGTACCAGCAGATCATTCTCGAACACGCGAAACTGCGTACCGGCAGCGGACTGGCGGAGACCCCGGTTCCGGCGGGGGCGTCGTCCGGGCAGTCCCACCAGCTTAATCCTGTCTGCGGGGATGAGATCACCGTCCGCGTGGCGGTCTCTGACGGCAAGGTCGCCCAGCTGCGCTGGGACGGGGCAGGCTGTTCGATTTCGATGGCCTCGGCCTCGGTGCTTGCCGACCTCGCCGAAGGAATGGACGTCGGCAGCTTCACGACGGTCATCGACAACTTCCGCGAAGTCCTGCGGTCCCGGGGGAAACTGGCCGCGGACCCCGAGATCCTCGGCGACGCATCAGCCTTTGAAGGCGTTTCGAAATACGCCGCCCGGGTCAAGTGCGCCATGATTTCCTGGGTGGCGGCAGAAGACGCCCTGGCCCAGGCCCTGGCACCGGAAACCACGGCACCCCACTAG
- a CDS encoding SCO4848 family membrane protein, which translates to MELPAFLAIVLIVAGLWSLVVWPQFLRRVMKDARSRDANGKATRFLTVHVVLVSISMLLGAATAAIGIAGLLG; encoded by the coding sequence GTGGAGCTGCCGGCATTCCTTGCCATCGTCCTGATCGTGGCCGGCCTCTGGTCCCTGGTCGTCTGGCCGCAATTCCTGCGCCGGGTCATGAAGGATGCACGGTCCCGGGACGCGAACGGCAAAGCCACACGTTTCCTCACGGTCCACGTCGTCCTGGTCAGCATTTCCATGCTGCTCGGGGCGGCGACGGCGGCCATCGGGATCGCCGGCCTGCTCGGCTAG
- a CDS encoding DUF2505 domain-containing protein: protein MALSASTNLPHSVDRVTAVFVNEDFLRHTSELVGGTLESFAVDGDTAGAFSTTTVRTIPTTRMPDMARKFVGESLTVTQLDSWDAPGADGSRLSNITLKVSGAPLDVNAVQRLVSVGGHTRIELEGTVTSSVPFLGGKIAEAAEPMVGKALNIQSTQAQAWLESH from the coding sequence ATGGCCTTGAGCGCATCCACCAACCTTCCGCACAGCGTTGACCGCGTGACCGCAGTCTTCGTGAATGAGGACTTCCTTCGCCACACCAGTGAACTCGTTGGCGGGACGCTTGAGTCCTTCGCGGTCGACGGCGACACGGCCGGGGCCTTCAGCACCACGACCGTGCGGACCATCCCGACCACCCGGATGCCTGACATGGCGCGGAAGTTTGTTGGCGAGAGCCTGACGGTGACGCAGCTGGACAGCTGGGACGCCCCCGGCGCCGACGGCTCGCGGCTGAGCAATATCACCCTGAAGGTCTCCGGCGCGCCGCTGGACGTCAACGCCGTCCAGCGCCTGGTCTCCGTCGGCGGCCACACCCGGATCGAGCTGGAGGGCACCGTCACGTCCTCGGTGCCGTTCCTGGGCGGCAAGATCGCCGAAGCAGCCGAGCCGATGGTCGGCAAGGCCCTGAACATCCAGTCCACCCAGGCCCAGGCCTGGCTCGAAAGCCACTAG
- a CDS encoding SDR family oxidoreductase: MTGTPESAPTTPAPSGQPKTVLVTGATGYIGGRLVPRLLEAGHTVKVLVRTPAKIAGVPWLDDVELIQSSLDDGAALRAALDGVDVLYYLVHSMAAGAGFESKEKAMAETAAQAAAGAGVGRIVYLGGLHPSNTELSTHMRSREAVGKVFLDSPVDAVVFQAGVVIGSGSASFEMIRHLSETLPVMPAPSWVRNKIEAIAVRDVLHYLVGAASLEGPINRTFDIGSRQVLSYAGMMQEYAAEAGLPRRWVLALPVPAPKLAGLWVALVTPIPLSMSLPLVESLQHDAVSREHDIDAYIPQPEGGLAPYRRAVALALGKERDGQVETTWASAGADADPLPSDPDWAGHRVYVDERTYSSQVDPKHVWTIIEGIGGRNGWYSLPLAWRIRGWLDKLTGGAGLLRGRRHPHLLAEGEVVDWWRAERIERGRLLRLRAEMRAPGRAWLELSVEPEGTGSRYRQRAIFFPKGLGGRLYWLAVLPFHSLIFPAMSRNITAAAKDLQDLESEPARRTA; the protein is encoded by the coding sequence ATGACCGGCACCCCCGAATCAGCACCGACCACCCCGGCACCGAGCGGCCAGCCGAAGACGGTGCTCGTCACCGGCGCCACCGGCTATATCGGCGGGCGGCTGGTTCCCCGCCTGCTGGAGGCCGGGCACACCGTCAAGGTTCTGGTCCGCACCCCTGCGAAAATCGCCGGGGTGCCGTGGCTTGACGACGTCGAACTCATCCAGAGCAGCCTCGACGACGGCGCGGCCCTGCGCGCGGCCCTGGACGGCGTCGACGTTCTCTACTATCTGGTCCACTCGATGGCGGCCGGGGCCGGCTTCGAATCCAAGGAAAAGGCGATGGCGGAGACCGCGGCGCAGGCGGCAGCCGGCGCCGGCGTGGGCCGGATCGTCTACCTGGGCGGCCTGCACCCCAGCAACACCGAACTCTCCACCCACATGCGGTCCCGGGAAGCCGTGGGCAAGGTCTTCCTGGACAGTCCGGTGGACGCCGTCGTCTTCCAGGCCGGCGTCGTGATCGGCTCGGGTTCGGCGTCGTTCGAGATGATCAGGCACCTGTCCGAGACGCTTCCGGTGATGCCCGCCCCGAGTTGGGTACGCAACAAGATCGAGGCGATTGCCGTGCGCGATGTGCTGCACTACCTCGTCGGGGCAGCGTCGCTGGAAGGCCCGATCAACCGCACCTTCGACATCGGGTCGCGCCAGGTCCTCAGCTACGCCGGGATGATGCAGGAATACGCGGCCGAGGCCGGTCTCCCCCGGCGCTGGGTCCTTGCCCTGCCCGTCCCCGCCCCCAAACTCGCCGGACTCTGGGTGGCGCTGGTGACCCCGATTCCGCTGTCGATGTCCCTGCCGCTGGTGGAGTCCCTCCAGCACGACGCCGTCTCCCGCGAGCACGACATCGATGCCTACATTCCGCAGCCCGAGGGCGGGCTGGCCCCCTACCGCCGGGCCGTTGCGCTGGCCCTGGGCAAGGAGCGCGACGGACAGGTCGAGACGACCTGGGCCAGTGCCGGGGCCGACGCCGATCCCCTCCCCAGCGACCCGGACTGGGCCGGGCACCGGGTGTACGTCGACGAACGCACCTATTCAAGCCAGGTGGACCCGAAGCACGTCTGGACCATCATCGAAGGGATCGGCGGCCGCAACGGCTGGTATTCGCTCCCGCTGGCTTGGCGCATCCGCGGCTGGCTGGACAAGCTCACCGGCGGGGCCGGGCTGCTGCGCGGCCGGCGGCACCCGCACCTGCTGGCCGAAGGGGAAGTCGTGGACTGGTGGCGGGCCGAGCGAATCGAACGCGGCCGGCTGCTCCGGCTGCGCGCCGAAATGCGGGCGCCGGGCCGGGCCTGGCTGGAGTTGTCGGTGGAGCCGGAGGGGACGGGCAGCCGTTACCGCCAGCGGGCGATCTTCTTCCCGAAGGGTCTCGGCGGGCGCCTGTACTGGCTGGCCGTGCTTCCCTTCCACAGCCTGATTTTCCCTGCCATGTCGCGGAATATCACGGCCGCGGCGAAGGATCTCCAGGACCTCGAATCGGAGCCGGCACGGCGCACCGCGTAG
- the mfd gene encoding transcription-repair coupling factor, with amino-acid sequence MSHSGPTLTGLRRALSEDRNYARVRTEAARGFDARSEDYQISAPAGLRPALLAEMADGLAALAADTAKDSTGLGPVVLAVTATGREAEDLTEALRAFLPADAVAEFPSWETLPHERLSPRSDTVGRRLSVLRRLAHPETSTGGALRVVVAPVRAVVQPLVAGLGELVPVTLTVGQEAPFSSVVRSLADAAYARVDMVTRRGEFAVRGGMLDVFPPTEDHPIRVEFFGDEVDQMRWFAVADQRSLSAPGVHHPTELHAPPCREILITPSVMSRAATLKSQLPAAADMLEKIAGGIAVEGMESLAPVLVDAMVPFLDQFPASSMAVVIEPEKVRTRAHDLAATNEEFLEAAWSTASDGGTAPLDLTSQASEALHSASFRSLTETRSAALAHEVSWWSITSLATDEELLPDVDVLNLHAREPRGYQGDVAEMMDFIGSHVREQWRVVVVTEGPGPAQRLAELFHDNDIPCARVGSLDDEPQAGLIEVTTAALGRGFVLEPLKLALLTEADLLGRTSAGSTKDMRRMPSKRRNAVDPLQLVAGDSVVHEQHGIGRFVELIQRKITVGGSKDSVGVREYLVLEYAPSKRGAPGDRLFVPTDQLDQVTRYVGGDTPALSKMGGADWSSTKSKARKAVKEIAGELIRLYSARMASRGYAFGPDTPWQRELEEAFPYVETPDQLTTINEVKADMEREIPMDRLISGDVGYGKTEIAVRAAFKAVQDGKQVAVLVPTTLLAQQHYETFTERFSGFPLVVKPLSRFQAGKEAKETAEGVKAGSVDVVIGTHRLLSKDFAFKDLGLVIVDEEQRFGVEHKEALKKMRTNVDVLAMSATPIPRTLEMSLTGIRETSTLATPPEERHPVLTYVGPYTDKQTSAAIRRELMREGQVFFVHNRVSTIDRTAAKIRELVPESRVEVAHGQMSESRLEQIIVDFWEKRFDVLVCTTIIETGLDISNANTLIVDGAEKYGLSQLHQLRGRVGRGRERAYAYFLYPSEKPLGEVALERLKAVATHNELGAGMQLAMKDLEIRGAGNLLGGEQSGHIQGVGFDLYIRLVGEAVAEYRGEAEEKAAEMKIELPVNAHLPHDYVPGERLRLEAYRKLAGAITYEAIDEVLAELVDRYGELPLPAKNLIDVARFRVGAREAGLSDVALQGNFIKFSPAQLPESKLMRLTRMYPGSQSKPALDAVLIPKPKTARIGGRDLQDAEILEWANGVIRNIFSDAPLAVK; translated from the coding sequence ATGAGCCACTCCGGCCCCACTCTCACCGGTTTGCGCCGTGCCCTCTCCGAGGACCGGAATTACGCCCGGGTCCGGACCGAAGCCGCCCGCGGTTTCGACGCCCGCAGCGAGGATTACCAGATCAGCGCCCCCGCCGGACTGCGCCCGGCGCTGCTCGCGGAAATGGCCGACGGACTGGCCGCCTTGGCCGCGGACACAGCGAAGGACAGCACCGGTCTGGGCCCGGTCGTTCTGGCCGTCACCGCCACCGGCCGGGAGGCCGAGGACCTGACCGAAGCGCTGCGCGCTTTCCTGCCGGCCGACGCCGTCGCCGAGTTCCCCAGCTGGGAAACGCTCCCGCACGAACGGCTTTCACCCCGTTCGGACACGGTGGGCCGGCGGCTGTCCGTGCTGCGCCGGCTCGCGCACCCCGAAACATCCACCGGCGGCGCCCTGCGCGTCGTTGTCGCCCCGGTCCGGGCCGTTGTGCAGCCGCTCGTCGCGGGTCTTGGTGAGCTGGTGCCGGTGACGTTGACGGTCGGCCAGGAGGCCCCGTTCAGCAGCGTCGTGCGAAGCCTTGCCGACGCCGCCTACGCCCGTGTGGACATGGTCACGCGGCGCGGTGAATTTGCCGTCCGCGGCGGCATGCTGGATGTCTTCCCGCCCACCGAGGACCACCCCATCCGGGTGGAGTTTTTCGGCGACGAAGTGGACCAGATGCGCTGGTTCGCCGTCGCCGATCAGCGTTCGCTGAGCGCGCCGGGGGTGCACCACCCCACCGAACTGCACGCCCCGCCGTGCCGCGAAATCCTGATCACACCCTCGGTGATGTCCCGCGCCGCGACGCTGAAATCACAGTTGCCGGCCGCCGCGGACATGCTGGAGAAGATCGCCGGCGGCATCGCCGTCGAGGGGATGGAGTCCCTGGCCCCGGTGCTGGTGGATGCCATGGTGCCGTTCCTGGACCAGTTCCCGGCCAGTTCGATGGCCGTGGTGATCGAACCGGAAAAGGTCCGGACCCGCGCCCACGACCTCGCCGCCACGAACGAGGAATTCCTTGAGGCGGCCTGGTCGACGGCGTCCGACGGCGGTACAGCACCCCTTGACCTCACGTCCCAGGCCTCCGAGGCCCTGCATTCGGCCAGCTTCCGTTCGCTCACCGAAACCCGCTCCGCGGCCCTCGCGCACGAGGTGTCCTGGTGGTCGATCACCTCGCTGGCCACCGACGAGGAACTGCTGCCGGACGTCGATGTCCTTAACCTGCACGCCCGGGAACCCCGCGGCTACCAGGGCGACGTCGCCGAGATGATGGACTTCATCGGCTCCCACGTGCGGGAGCAGTGGCGGGTTGTTGTCGTCACCGAAGGTCCCGGCCCGGCCCAGCGGCTCGCCGAGCTCTTCCATGACAACGACATTCCGTGCGCCCGGGTCGGCTCCCTCGACGACGAGCCCCAGGCCGGGCTGATCGAGGTGACCACGGCCGCGCTCGGACGCGGTTTTGTGCTGGAACCGCTCAAGCTCGCGCTGCTGACCGAGGCGGACCTGCTGGGACGGACCTCCGCCGGTTCCACCAAGGACATGCGCCGGATGCCGTCCAAGCGGCGGAACGCCGTGGACCCGCTGCAGCTCGTGGCCGGCGACTCCGTGGTGCACGAACAGCACGGCATCGGCCGGTTTGTGGAGCTGATCCAGCGAAAGATCACCGTCGGCGGCTCAAAAGACTCAGTCGGGGTGCGCGAATACCTCGTGCTGGAGTATGCGCCGTCCAAACGCGGCGCCCCGGGCGACCGGCTCTTTGTGCCCACCGACCAGCTGGACCAGGTCACCCGCTATGTTGGCGGGGATACCCCCGCGCTGAGCAAGATGGGCGGCGCCGACTGGTCCAGCACCAAGTCCAAGGCGCGCAAGGCAGTCAAGGAAATCGCCGGCGAGCTGATCCGGCTCTACTCGGCCCGGATGGCCTCCCGCGGCTACGCCTTCGGCCCCGACACCCCGTGGCAGCGCGAACTCGAGGAAGCCTTCCCGTATGTGGAGACCCCGGACCAGCTGACCACCATCAACGAGGTCAAGGCGGACATGGAGCGGGAGATCCCGATGGACCGGCTGATCTCCGGCGACGTGGGCTACGGCAAGACCGAGATCGCGGTCCGGGCGGCCTTCAAAGCCGTCCAGGACGGCAAACAGGTCGCCGTGCTGGTGCCCACCACCCTGCTCGCCCAGCAGCACTATGAAACCTTCACCGAACGGTTCTCCGGCTTCCCGCTGGTGGTCAAGCCGCTGTCCCGCTTCCAGGCCGGAAAAGAGGCCAAGGAGACGGCCGAAGGGGTCAAAGCCGGCTCCGTGGACGTGGTGATCGGCACCCACCGGCTGCTGTCCAAGGACTTCGCGTTCAAGGACCTCGGCCTCGTGATCGTGGACGAGGAGCAACGCTTCGGCGTCGAACACAAGGAAGCGCTGAAGAAGATGCGCACCAACGTGGACGTCCTGGCGATGAGCGCCACCCCGATTCCCCGGACCCTGGAAATGTCGCTGACCGGCATCCGCGAGACCTCCACGCTCGCCACCCCGCCGGAGGAACGCCACCCGGTGCTCACCTACGTGGGCCCGTACACGGACAAGCAGACCTCCGCGGCGATCCGCCGGGAACTCATGCGCGAGGGCCAGGTGTTCTTCGTGCACAACCGGGTGTCCACGATCGACCGGACCGCGGCGAAGATCCGCGAACTCGTCCCGGAGTCCCGGGTGGAGGTGGCGCACGGACAGATGTCCGAAAGCCGGCTGGAGCAGATCATCGTGGATTTCTGGGAGAAACGCTTCGACGTGCTGGTCTGCACCACGATCATCGAGACCGGGCTGGACATCTCCAACGCGAACACCCTGATCGTGGACGGGGCGGAGAAATACGGGCTCTCCCAGCTGCACCAGCTGCGCGGGCGGGTGGGCCGTGGCCGCGAACGCGCCTACGCGTACTTCCTGTACCCGTCCGAGAAGCCGCTGGGCGAAGTGGCGCTGGAACGGCTCAAGGCCGTCGCCACCCACAACGAGCTCGGTGCCGGGATGCAGCTGGCCATGAAGGACCTCGAGATCCGCGGCGCCGGCAACCTGCTGGGCGGGGAGCAGTCCGGCCACATCCAGGGTGTGGGCTTCGACCTCTACATCCGCCTGGTCGGCGAGGCTGTGGCCGAGTACCGGGGCGAGGCCGAGGAGAAGGCCGCGGAGATGAAGATCGAGCTGCCGGTCAACGCGCACCTGCCGCACGACTATGTGCCGGGCGAACGGCTGCGCCTCGAGGCGTACCGCAAGCTCGCCGGGGCGATCACCTACGAGGCGATCGACGAAGTGCTCGCCGAGCTCGTGGACCGCTACGGCGAGCTGCCGCTGCCCGCGAAGAACCTGATCGACGTCGCCCGCTTCCGGGTCGGTGCCCGCGAGGCCGGGCTCAGCGATGTGGCCCTGCAGGGCAACTTCATCAAGTTCTCCCCGGCACAGCTGCCGGAGTCCAAGCTCATGCGGCTGACCCGGATGTATCCGGGGTCGCAGTCCAAACCCGCCCTGGACGCGGTGCTCATCCCCAAGCCCAAGACCGCCCGGATCGGCGGCCGGGACCTGCAGGACGCCGAGATCCTGGAGTGGGCCAACGGCGTTATCCGCAACATCTTCTCCGATGCGCCGCTGGCGGTGAAATAG
- a CDS encoding metal-dependent hydrolase, whose amino-acid sequence MMGGHHAASGAAAWVAIASTGPYTLGWFPLDATGILIGGMATAGTALVCDWDHRSSTVAHSLPPLSNVIAVGIENVSGGHRQGTHSLLGAAFFVMLAALAGQLQLQTHWGLLSVGAGLLCMFMINIAAKALKLFPKYGWISNWVFALCMAGLVTWFAPHQWTWLPVSMLTGVLVHIVGDMITTGGVPLLWPLVIKPPKFLRKLPLVKNVWKANGAFAVPLLGRAGSRREWFVLIPVSAYAMIGMFGAVLALAELQWPAAVATGTGLLQSLYGLLAAA is encoded by the coding sequence ATGATGGGCGGACACCACGCCGCGTCGGGGGCCGCGGCGTGGGTGGCGATTGCCTCCACCGGCCCGTACACTCTCGGCTGGTTTCCGCTGGACGCGACCGGGATCCTGATCGGCGGGATGGCGACGGCGGGAACGGCCCTGGTCTGCGACTGGGACCACCGCTCCAGCACGGTGGCGCACTCGCTGCCGCCGCTGTCGAACGTGATCGCGGTCGGCATCGAGAACGTCTCCGGCGGCCACCGGCAGGGCACACATTCCCTGCTCGGCGCCGCGTTTTTTGTCATGCTGGCGGCGCTGGCGGGGCAGCTTCAGCTGCAGACCCACTGGGGCCTGCTGTCGGTGGGTGCCGGGCTGCTGTGCATGTTCATGATCAACATCGCCGCGAAAGCCCTGAAGCTCTTCCCGAAGTACGGCTGGATCAGCAACTGGGTCTTCGCCCTCTGCATGGCCGGGCTGGTGACCTGGTTCGCGCCGCACCAGTGGACCTGGCTTCCGGTCTCGATGCTGACCGGCGTGCTGGTGCACATCGTCGGGGACATGATCACCACCGGGGGAGTGCCGCTGCTCTGGCCGCTGGTGATCAAGCCGCCGAAATTCCTGCGGAAGCTGCCGCTGGTGAAAAACGTCTGGAAGGCCAACGGGGCGTTCGCGGTTCCGCTGCTGGGCCGCGCCGGGTCACGGCGGGAATGGTTCGTGCTGATTCCGGTCAGTGCCTACGCCATGATCGGCATGTTCGGCGCGGTGCTGGCCCTGGCCGAGCTGCAGTGGCCCGCCGCGGTGGCGACCGGGACCGGTCTGCTGCAAAGCCTCTACGGGCTGCTCGCCGCGGCGTAA
- the deoC gene encoding deoxyribose-phosphate aldolase has product MSNEAATAGNATAAAPESGTAGNPETSGNIASYIDHTLLKPEASEAEILRVCAEAAEYRFKSVCVNPVWVKTVKKALRGTGVLTCSVVGFPLGATPSDVKAFEARGAVLDGAEEVDMVINIAAARASDKGALIDDITAVADAVHDGGAILKVIIETALLDDAQKVLACEAAVAAGADFVKTSTGFNGGGATAADVALMRRTVGPELGVKASGGVRSLADAQAMIAAGATRIGASSGIAIVKGEQGSSAY; this is encoded by the coding sequence ATGAGCAACGAAGCCGCGACTGCCGGGAACGCCACCGCCGCTGCCCCGGAATCCGGAACCGCGGGAAACCCCGAAACTTCGGGGAACATTGCCTCCTACATCGACCACACGCTGCTCAAGCCGGAGGCAAGCGAGGCCGAGATCCTCAGGGTCTGTGCCGAAGCCGCCGAATACCGGTTCAAGTCCGTGTGCGTCAACCCGGTCTGGGTCAAGACGGTCAAGAAGGCCCTGAGGGGCACCGGCGTGCTGACCTGCTCGGTCGTCGGCTTCCCGCTGGGCGCCACCCCGAGCGACGTCAAGGCCTTCGAGGCCCGCGGTGCCGTGCTGGACGGCGCCGAGGAAGTCGACATGGTGATCAACATCGCCGCGGCCCGGGCCAGCGACAAGGGCGCCCTGATCGATGACATCACCGCCGTCGCGGACGCTGTCCACGACGGCGGCGCCATCCTGAAGGTCATCATCGAAACGGCGCTGCTGGACGATGCCCAGAAGGTGCTGGCCTGTGAGGCTGCCGTGGCGGCGGGAGCCGATTTCGTGAAGACCTCCACGGGCTTCAACGGCGGCGGGGCCACCGCCGCGGACGTCGCGCTGATGCGCCGGACGGTGGGCCCGGAACTCGGTGTCAAGGCCTCGGGTGGCGTGCGTTCGCTCGCCGACGCACAGGCTATGATTGCTGCAGGTGCAACACGTATTGGCGCCAGCTCCGGGATCGCGATCGTCAAGGGTGAACAGGGTTCCTCCGCGTACTGA
- a CDS encoding FAD-dependent oxidoreductase, with the protein MSATSTVPADSQTRPRIVIAGAGPAAQALVRQLTRTPFAGGITVLSNRDDAPAELLELAALPQVSVRFGQPASYVDPDSRHVTTADGLEFSYDQLVIATGSSPAGAPLAGEGRCLNYSTIDDAAGLGEAVKDVTRVLGRRPLGILVGTGTAAGQAEAVLRSRGVRPIRTTQRPAAVVPTLAGSALTAAGIVFEDGSSMAGDLVVLAEEPIARDALAVSAGLQTARQGGIVIGRDFRTSVPGIWAIGDAAVFDGVRLGLLVAASSSASVCASQLLRAGMAEPLAEAA; encoded by the coding sequence ATGTCCGCCACCTCCACCGTTCCCGCCGATTCCCAGACCCGGCCCCGCATCGTCATCGCCGGGGCCGGCCCGGCCGCGCAGGCCCTCGTCCGCCAGCTCACCCGGACGCCGTTCGCGGGCGGCATCACGGTGCTCAGCAACCGGGATGACGCACCCGCCGAGCTCCTGGAACTGGCCGCCCTCCCGCAGGTCTCGGTCCGCTTCGGCCAGCCGGCCAGCTACGTCGACCCCGACAGCCGCCATGTCACGACGGCGGACGGCCTGGAATTCAGCTACGACCAGCTGGTCATCGCGACCGGGTCCTCCCCCGCCGGCGCACCGCTTGCCGGGGAAGGCCGCTGCCTGAACTACTCCACGATCGACGACGCCGCCGGGCTGGGCGAGGCCGTCAAGGACGTCACTCGGGTGCTGGGGCGGCGGCCGCTGGGCATCCTGGTCGGCACCGGAACGGCCGCGGGCCAGGCCGAGGCTGTGCTGCGCTCCCGCGGTGTCCGCCCCATCCGCACGACGCAGCGGCCGGCCGCCGTCGTACCCACCCTTGCCGGCTCGGCGCTCACGGCCGCCGGGATTGTGTTCGAGGATGGCTCCAGCATGGCCGGGGACCTTGTGGTCCTGGCCGAGGAACCGATTGCCCGCGACGCCCTCGCGGTCAGCGCCGGGCTGCAGACGGCACGCCAGGGCGGGATCGTCATCGGGCGCGACTTCCGCACCTCCGTTCCGGGGATCTGGGCGATCGGGGACGCCGCGGTGTTCGACGGCGTCCGGCTGGGACTGCTGGTGGCCGCCTCCTCCTCGGCGTCCGTGTGCGCCTCCCAGCTGCTCCGGGCCGGCATGGCGGAGCCCCTTGCGGAAGCCGCCTGA